A genome region from Phaeobacter sp. A36a-5a includes the following:
- a CDS encoding IS91 family transposase: protein MPGRPGLELADIFRRHGPAWRRANAGHVSLTQLKVMSAIEACRTEVLGGHVAACGKCGHRHIAYNSCKNRHCPKCQGPAARDWMAARAEDLLPVEYFHEVFTLPAEIAQIAYWNKKAVYSLLFRASAETVATIAADPRHLGARVGMTSVLHTWGSALTHHPHVHMIVPGGGLSPDGTKWIACRPGFFLPVRGLSRLFRRLFLEGLAVLHKVGALQFFGDLKNLAQAGAFATYLAPLRKTEWVIYAKPPFGGPEAVLAYLSRYTHRVAISNHRLISADAAAVAFRWKDYRIKHGDRQKVMRLETGEFIRRFLIHVLPDGFHRIRHYGLLASAARKATIARIRRLLGEAPQDPDPQESAEVIPLTLREPCPCCGGAMRIIEIFRRGQKPPSRAPPREQAA from the coding sequence GGTGATGTCGGCGATCGAGGCCTGCCGGACCGAGGTGCTCGGCGGGCATGTCGCTGCGTGCGGAAAATGCGGTCACCGGCACATCGCCTACAATTCCTGCAAGAACCGGCACTGCCCGAAGTGCCAGGGACCAGCCGCACGTGACTGGATGGCCGCGCGGGCCGAGGACTTGCTGCCGGTCGAGTACTTCCACGAGGTCTTCACCCTGCCGGCCGAGATCGCGCAAATCGCTTACTGGAACAAGAAGGCAGTCTACAGCCTGCTGTTCCGCGCCTCGGCTGAGACCGTGGCGACCATCGCCGCGGATCCCCGGCATCTCGGCGCCCGGGTCGGCATGACCAGCGTGCTCCACACCTGGGGCTCGGCGCTGACCCACCATCCGCATGTCCACATGATCGTGCCCGGCGGCGGCCTGTCGCCGGACGGCACAAAATGGATCGCCTGCCGCCCCGGGTTCTTCCTGCCGGTGCGCGGCCTCTCCCGGTTATTCCGGCGACTCTTCCTCGAAGGGCTGGCGGTCCTGCACAAGGTGGGCGCGCTTCAGTTCTTCGGCGACCTCAAAAACCTGGCTCAGGCCGGCGCTTTTGCCACCTACCTCGCCCCGCTGCGCAAGACCGAGTGGGTCATCTACGCCAAACCGCCCTTCGGCGGCCCCGAGGCCGTGCTCGCCTATCTCAGCCGATACACGCACCGCGTGGCGATCTCGAACCATCGCCTGATCAGCGCCGATGCTGCGGCCGTGGCATTCCGCTGGAAGGACTACCGCATCAAGCACGGCGACCGGCAAAAGGTGATGCGCCTCGAGACCGGCGAGTTCATCCGCCGGTTCCTGATCCACGTCCTGCCCGATGGATTCCACCGCATCCGGCACTACGGGCTGCTGGCCAGCGCGGCTCGCAAGGCCACCATCGCCCGCATCCGCAGATTGCTCGGCGAGGCGCCGCAGGACCCGGACCCGCAGGAGAGTGCTGAGGTCATCCCACTCACACTGCGCGAACCGTGCCCCTGCTGTGGCGGGGCGATGCGCATCATCGAGATCTTCCGCCGCGGTCAGAAGCCGCCATCTCGAGCACCACCCCGGGAGCAGGCCGCATGA